The following proteins are co-located in the Aquarana catesbeiana isolate 2022-GZ linkage group LG02, ASM4218655v1, whole genome shotgun sequence genome:
- the IL18BP gene encoding interleukin-18-binding protein — MTQSTDRGRWNLFSVLIGGLFITMTVAVRVPPKILHPTDGTIRTIEGDSCRINCTARTMFPKFYIVYWLVNDTFIEDTFLDGRVKEEEDSIINHGTSYEVTKALVFTSTQPDDFTRTFTCIIQDPAGVDTKNITLTPKAEETSTQKPKDQKKHNRKDRSKRNKKQKQQEAGKLMY; from the exons ATGACACAGAGCACTGACAGAG GTCGGTGGAACTTATTCTCAGTACTCATCGGTGGACTCTTCATCACCATGACCG TTGCAGTTAGAGTTCCTCCAAAGATCCTCCACCCCACAGATGGCACAATCCGCACAATAGAAG GTGACAGCTGTAGAATAAATTGCACGGCACGCACAATGTTTCCAAAATTCTACATAGTCTACTGGTTGGTCAATGACACCTTCATTGAAGACACATTCCTGGATGGAcgggtgaaggaggaggaggatag CATCATTAATCATGGCACATCATATGAGGTGACCAAGGCTCTTGTGTTCACATCCACCCAACCTGATGACTTCACACGGACTTTCACATGCATCATACAGGACCCGGCCGGGGTGGACACCAAGAACATCACACTCACACCAAAAGCTGAGGAGACGTCTACTCAAAAGCCAAAAGACCAGAAAAAGCACAATAGAAAAGACAGGTccaaaaggaacaaaaagcaaAAACAACAAGAAGCAGGAAAATTAATGTACTAG